The Bacillus carboniphilus genome contains a region encoding:
- a CDS encoding cell wall-binding repeat-containing protein: MGGKKVVTADVMAQLPEATRLAGDDRYQTSIAVSNHFDEGADHQYIATGEKFADALTGAALAAKNGTGVLLVGTSVHEELQDFLTEKQPNLLTIFGGTVAVSEDVEGKLHSLFK; encoded by the coding sequence ATTGGTGGAAAGAAAGTAGTAACAGCTGATGTCATGGCCCAGTTACCTGAAGCTACTAGATTAGCTGGGGATGATCGCTACCAAACGTCAATAGCCGTTTCCAACCATTTTGATGAAGGAGCAGACCATCAGTACATTGCAACAGGTGAAAAATTCGCTGATGCGTTAACTGGTGCCGCTCTTGCAGCAAAAAATGGTACAGGAGTGTTATTAGTAGGGACATCTGTCCATGAAGAATTACAAGACTTTCTTACTGAAAAACAACCAAACCTTTTAACCATATTTGGTGGAACAGTAGCTGTTTCAGAAGATGTTGAAGGTAAGCTTCACTCTTTGTTTAAATAA
- a CDS encoding TetR/AcrR family transcriptional regulator has protein sequence MNEQKKEQYIQKLIPITRERGLQSITSDQIAQIMDLSKATVYKYFSSKDNIILKIIDQYLAYINKVSEKEELELQNMAISFQESLNETINIVLYVSEKLVSDVRSLYPEKYEQLEEALQKREKNLLVFYRDGQKKGFFYDGNVELWLEQDYQMIKLIVDPQFLMEKDLTLKTALWEYYQMKKRQVVKSVYMEQIEDDYMKEKIDKIAKKLAKNLL, from the coding sequence ATGAACGAACAGAAAAAAGAACAATATATTCAAAAGCTAATTCCTATAACGAGAGAGAGAGGACTACAATCGATTACTTCTGATCAAATTGCTCAAATTATGGATTTGAGTAAAGCGACGGTCTATAAGTATTTTTCGTCAAAGGATAACATTATATTAAAAATAATTGATCAATATTTAGCCTATATAAATAAAGTTTCTGAAAAAGAAGAATTGGAGCTTCAAAACATGGCGATTTCGTTCCAAGAATCATTGAACGAAACGATTAATATCGTCTTATACGTTTCCGAAAAGTTAGTAAGTGATGTCCGTTCACTATATCCTGAAAAATACGAGCAACTAGAAGAGGCGCTTCAAAAACGAGAAAAAAACCTTTTAGTATTTTATAGAGATGGGCAAAAAAAGGGATTTTTCTATGATGGAAACGTAGAGCTATGGTTAGAACAAGATTATCAAATGATTAAACTCATCGTTGATCCACAATTTTTAATGGAGAAAGACTTAACGTTAAAAACGGCATTATGGGAATATTATCAGATGAAAAAACGACAAGTAGTTAAAAGTGTTTATATGGAGCAAATAGAGGATGATTATATGAAAGAGAAAATTGACAAGATTGCAAAAAAATTAGCAAAAAACCTTTTGTAA